The Anaerohalosphaeraceae bacterium nucleotide sequence CCGCCGAAGAAGCCAAAACGTGCAAAACCTGGCCGACCTGGTCCTGTCCGGTCAGCGAATTTGAATGGGAATACACGCAGACGGAAAAGTGCCTGATTCTCGAAGGCAAAGTGACGGTCACGGACAACCCGGACAGCGGGCGTTCGGTCTCCTTCGGCCCGGGGGATTATGTGGTTTTCCCCGAAGGGCTCAAGTGCATCTGGAAGGTAACC carries:
- a CDS encoding cupin domain-containing protein gives rise to the protein MPTVQDVIVRKPTAEEAKTCKTWPTWSCPVSEFEWEYTQTEKCLILEGKVTVTDNPDSGRSVSFGPGDYVVFPEGLKCIWKVTAPVRKHYDFD